A genome region from Trachemys scripta elegans isolate TJP31775 chromosome 2, CAS_Tse_1.0, whole genome shotgun sequence includes the following:
- the ADNP2 gene encoding activity-dependent neuroprotector homeobox protein 2 isoform X1: MFQIPVQNLDNIRKSRKKVKGILVDIGLDSCRELLQNLKGYDPGEKYFCNTSWSDVSPWESVGKRKRYRTKPYCCSLCKFSSKFITSFKNHLHRYHEDEMDQELVVPCPKCAFASDSKIVGKHIRMFHSSNRKIQNYTVSILGGMKQFRSDIINFTCLKCHFTDTLYYNMKKHVLMNHFQNLISTYFGQRPDDIEENFIEHYCKKCNASANSQDSLMYHVLTSDMHRDLENKLRSVISEHIKKPGLVKQMHIAPKPPTTIAAPSLMPTTAPSSSVTTPTCIQLAFPQNNQKQTMVQGKPVQNTVKPLTVSNASGSLTHTSPAPVVTPPHVTLVSSPLPVGQNVNLQPPVPQPVFVSHRVPLNQPVRPGVLPLTQPVGTINRPVAPGVLPLSQPVRPGLLPVNQPIGTINSLVAPGALPIAQPVGPVNSHVGPGVLPLTRPIAPGVLPINRPVGNMNQPIGPGVLPVPQTVTSGVLQLNQPVTSGILPVNQPIRPGVSQNTTFLTAGPILRQLIPTGKQVNGIPTYTLAPVSVTLPVPPGGGVATVTPPQMPIQLMQSGTVTQISRSPASAPSPPVVVTSSHNMSAQASPPAPETSQALKQAKQWKTCPVCNELFPSNVYQVHMEVAHKHNAIKTEETLEPDKLAVCAPFLRWMKEKTVRCFSCKCFLCEEELIKHLLMHGLACLFCTYTFRDLKSLVEHNKTVHNGKKKLHEDYSNRGFQLDNDADGDLIFPHFDFSTMLPKEELGEKEVHLAVLAGVNSRTLVPVYIKVKPQTAEVNNMCSKKVFTCPFCFGTFISKEAYEMHLKERHHIMPTVHTILKSPAFKCIHCCGVYTGNMTLTAIAVHLLRCRSAPKDSNSSMKVPLERNEKKELSLVNGEKHDSVSQSAKRKQSDLCSVAEDQRNKEQQPQSLNTGTALAPDKDVNLGVVPVKRQKVESRTEMKGPPSSEDLHILALDPKQYEHSSYEARKQFLADYFHKRPYPTKKEMELLSSMLCVWKMDVASFFGKKRHVCLKAIKNRQPSVLLGFSMSELKNVKHSLSLKYKPQDL, translated from the exons AATCTTAAAGGTTATGATccaggagaaaaatatttttgcaacacTTCATGGAGTGATGTGTCTCCTTGGGAGTCTGTGGGCAAAAGGAAG AGATACAGAACAAAGCCGTACTGCTGTAGCCTATGCAAGTTCTCCTCAAAATTTATTACTTCATTCAAGAATCATTTGCACCGTTACCATGAAGATGAAATGGACCAAGAGCTGGTGGTTCCTTGCCCAAAATGTGCATTTGCTTCTGATTCAAAAATAGTGGGAAAACACATCCGGATGTTTCACTCTTCTAATAGGAAAATACAGAACTACACAGTGAGCATTTTAGGTGGCATGAAACAATTCAGGAGTGACATTATAAACTTCACATGTCTAAAATGTCACTTTACAGACACACTGTACTACAATATGAAGAAACATGTGCTGATGAACCATTTTCAAAATTTAATAAGCACATATTTTGGCCAGAGACCAGATGATATTGAAGAGAATTTTATTGAGCACTACTGTAAGAAATGTAATGCTTCTGCAAACAGCCAAGATTCTTTAATGTATCATGTCTTAACATCTGATATGCACAGAGATCTGGAGAATAAACTTAGATCTGTGATTTCAGAACATATTAAGAAACCAGGACTTGTGAAGCAAATGCATATTGCTCCCAAGCCTCCCACAACTATAGCTGCTCCATCTTTAATGCCCACCACTGCTCCATCAAGCTCAGTTACTACTCCAACTTGCATTCAACTTGCATTTCCTCAGAATAATCAAAAGCAAACCATGGTACAGGGGAAACCAGTTCAAAACACAGTTAAACCTCTGACTGTTTCAAATGCCTCTGGTAGCCTTACACATACATCTCCTGCTCCAGTTGTTACTCCACCACATGTTACTCTTGTATCCAGTCCGCTCCCTGTAGGTCAGAATGTTAATCTTCAACCGCCAGTCCCACAACCTGTCTTTGTTTCCCATAGGGTCCCTCTTAATCAGCCTGTCAGGCCTGGGGTTCTCCCCCTTACTCAACCTGTTGGGACCATAAATAGACCTGTTGCTCCTGGGGTTCTTCCACTTAGTCAACCTGTCAGGCCTGGTCTTCTTCCTGTTAATCAGCCTATTGGGACCATAAATAGTCTGGTTGCACCTGGGGCTCTCCCAATAGCTCAGCCTGTTGGTCCTGTAAATAGTCATGTTGGACCTGGAGTTCTCCCACTAACTAGACCTATTGCACCTGGGGTTCTCCCTATAAATCGACCTGTTGGGAATATGAATCAACCCATTGGTCCTGGGGTTCTTCCTGTGCCCCAGACTGTTACCTCAGGGGTTCTCCAGCTTAATCAGCCTGTTACTTCAGGGATTCTCCCTGTAAATCAGCCCATCAGACCTGGAGTTTCTCAAAATACCACTTTCCTGACTGCAGGACCTATACTTAGACAGTTAATTCCAACTGGTAAGCAGGTTAATGGGATACCTACATATACCCTTGCACCAGTTTCAGTTACTTTGCCTGTACCACCTGGTGGCGGGGTAGCAACTGTTACACCACCGCAAATGCCCATTCAGCTAATGCAGTCTGGCACAGTAACTCAGATATCTCGCTCTCCAGCTAGTGCACCTTCTCCTCCTGTTGTTGTGACTTCTTCCCACAATATGTCTGCGCAggcttctccacctgctcctgaAACAAGCCAAGCCCTCAAACAGGCTAAGCAATGGAAGACGTGCCCTGTTTGCAATGAGCTCTTCCCATCAAATGTCTATCAGGTCCACATGGAAGTGGCTCATAAGCACAATGCAATAAAAACAGAGGAAACCCTTGAACCTGACAAGCTTGCAGTATGTGCACCCTTTTTGAGGTGGATGAAAGAGAAGACTGTCCGGTGTTTCTCTTGTAAATGTTTCCTGTGTGAGGAAGAACTTATAAAACATCTACTGATGCATGGTTTAGCTTGTTTGTTCTGTACGTATACTTTCCGTGATCTAAAAAGCCTTGTGGAACACAATAAGACTGTGCATAATGGAAAGAAGAAGTTACATGAAGACTACAGCAACAGAGGATTTCAACTAGATAATGATGCTGATGGTGACCTTATATTTCCACATTTTGACTTCAGTACAATGTTACCCAAAGAAGAACTTGGTGAAAAGGAAGTACACTTGGCAGTACTTGCGGGGGTAAACTCGAGGACCCTTGTACCTGTCTACATCAAAGTGAAGCCTCAGACAGCTGAAGTGAACAATATGTGCAGCAAAAAGGTATTTACGTGCCCCTTTTGTTTTGGTACTTTCATTAGCAAAGAAGCCTATGAAATGCATTTGAAAGAGAGGCATCATATCATGCCAACTGTACACACAATTTTAAAGTCCCCTGCTTTCAAGTGCATCCATTGCTGTGGGGTCTACACTGGAAATATGACTCTGACAGCTATTGCTGTGCATTTGCTCCGCTGCAGAAGTGCTCCCAAAGACAGCAACTCAAGTATGAAAGTGCCGCTTGAGCGCAATGAGAAGAAAGAGCTATCACTTGTGAATGGGGAAAAGCATGACTCTGTGTCTCAATCTGCTAAAAGAAAACAATCTGATCTATGCTCTGTTGCAGAGGACCAAAGGAATAAAGAACAGCAGCCTCAGTCCTTAAATACTGGCACAGCTCTAGCTCCAGATAAAGACGTGAATCTAGGGGTAGTGCCTGTCAAACGACAAAAGGTTGAAAGCAGGACTGAGATGAAAGGACCTCCTTCAAGTGAGGACCTCCACATTCTAGCATTAGATCCTAAACAGTATGAACACAGTTCATATGAAGCTCGAAAGCAGTTTCTGGCAGATTACTTTCACAAGAGGCCGTATCCCACAAAAAAGGAGATGGAATTACTGTCCTCAATGCTATGTGTATGGAAAATGGATGTTGCatcattttttggaaaaaaacgACATGTGTGCCTAAAGGCGATAAAAAATCGCCAGCCCTCTGTGCTTCTGGGTTTCAGTATGtctgaacttaaaaatgtaaagCACAGTTTGAGTTTAAAATATAAACCGCAGGATCTGTAA
- the ADNP2 gene encoding activity-dependent neuroprotector homeobox protein 2 isoform X2 produces MDQELVVPCPKCAFASDSKIVGKHIRMFHSSNRKIQNYTVSILGGMKQFRSDIINFTCLKCHFTDTLYYNMKKHVLMNHFQNLISTYFGQRPDDIEENFIEHYCKKCNASANSQDSLMYHVLTSDMHRDLENKLRSVISEHIKKPGLVKQMHIAPKPPTTIAAPSLMPTTAPSSSVTTPTCIQLAFPQNNQKQTMVQGKPVQNTVKPLTVSNASGSLTHTSPAPVVTPPHVTLVSSPLPVGQNVNLQPPVPQPVFVSHRVPLNQPVRPGVLPLTQPVGTINRPVAPGVLPLSQPVRPGLLPVNQPIGTINSLVAPGALPIAQPVGPVNSHVGPGVLPLTRPIAPGVLPINRPVGNMNQPIGPGVLPVPQTVTSGVLQLNQPVTSGILPVNQPIRPGVSQNTTFLTAGPILRQLIPTGKQVNGIPTYTLAPVSVTLPVPPGGGVATVTPPQMPIQLMQSGTVTQISRSPASAPSPPVVVTSSHNMSAQASPPAPETSQALKQAKQWKTCPVCNELFPSNVYQVHMEVAHKHNAIKTEETLEPDKLAVCAPFLRWMKEKTVRCFSCKCFLCEEELIKHLLMHGLACLFCTYTFRDLKSLVEHNKTVHNGKKKLHEDYSNRGFQLDNDADGDLIFPHFDFSTMLPKEELGEKEVHLAVLAGVNSRTLVPVYIKVKPQTAEVNNMCSKKVFTCPFCFGTFISKEAYEMHLKERHHIMPTVHTILKSPAFKCIHCCGVYTGNMTLTAIAVHLLRCRSAPKDSNSSMKVPLERNEKKELSLVNGEKHDSVSQSAKRKQSDLCSVAEDQRNKEQQPQSLNTGTALAPDKDVNLGVVPVKRQKVESRTEMKGPPSSEDLHILALDPKQYEHSSYEARKQFLADYFHKRPYPTKKEMELLSSMLCVWKMDVASFFGKKRHVCLKAIKNRQPSVLLGFSMSELKNVKHSLSLKYKPQDL; encoded by the coding sequence ATGGACCAAGAGCTGGTGGTTCCTTGCCCAAAATGTGCATTTGCTTCTGATTCAAAAATAGTGGGAAAACACATCCGGATGTTTCACTCTTCTAATAGGAAAATACAGAACTACACAGTGAGCATTTTAGGTGGCATGAAACAATTCAGGAGTGACATTATAAACTTCACATGTCTAAAATGTCACTTTACAGACACACTGTACTACAATATGAAGAAACATGTGCTGATGAACCATTTTCAAAATTTAATAAGCACATATTTTGGCCAGAGACCAGATGATATTGAAGAGAATTTTATTGAGCACTACTGTAAGAAATGTAATGCTTCTGCAAACAGCCAAGATTCTTTAATGTATCATGTCTTAACATCTGATATGCACAGAGATCTGGAGAATAAACTTAGATCTGTGATTTCAGAACATATTAAGAAACCAGGACTTGTGAAGCAAATGCATATTGCTCCCAAGCCTCCCACAACTATAGCTGCTCCATCTTTAATGCCCACCACTGCTCCATCAAGCTCAGTTACTACTCCAACTTGCATTCAACTTGCATTTCCTCAGAATAATCAAAAGCAAACCATGGTACAGGGGAAACCAGTTCAAAACACAGTTAAACCTCTGACTGTTTCAAATGCCTCTGGTAGCCTTACACATACATCTCCTGCTCCAGTTGTTACTCCACCACATGTTACTCTTGTATCCAGTCCGCTCCCTGTAGGTCAGAATGTTAATCTTCAACCGCCAGTCCCACAACCTGTCTTTGTTTCCCATAGGGTCCCTCTTAATCAGCCTGTCAGGCCTGGGGTTCTCCCCCTTACTCAACCTGTTGGGACCATAAATAGACCTGTTGCTCCTGGGGTTCTTCCACTTAGTCAACCTGTCAGGCCTGGTCTTCTTCCTGTTAATCAGCCTATTGGGACCATAAATAGTCTGGTTGCACCTGGGGCTCTCCCAATAGCTCAGCCTGTTGGTCCTGTAAATAGTCATGTTGGACCTGGAGTTCTCCCACTAACTAGACCTATTGCACCTGGGGTTCTCCCTATAAATCGACCTGTTGGGAATATGAATCAACCCATTGGTCCTGGGGTTCTTCCTGTGCCCCAGACTGTTACCTCAGGGGTTCTCCAGCTTAATCAGCCTGTTACTTCAGGGATTCTCCCTGTAAATCAGCCCATCAGACCTGGAGTTTCTCAAAATACCACTTTCCTGACTGCAGGACCTATACTTAGACAGTTAATTCCAACTGGTAAGCAGGTTAATGGGATACCTACATATACCCTTGCACCAGTTTCAGTTACTTTGCCTGTACCACCTGGTGGCGGGGTAGCAACTGTTACACCACCGCAAATGCCCATTCAGCTAATGCAGTCTGGCACAGTAACTCAGATATCTCGCTCTCCAGCTAGTGCACCTTCTCCTCCTGTTGTTGTGACTTCTTCCCACAATATGTCTGCGCAggcttctccacctgctcctgaAACAAGCCAAGCCCTCAAACAGGCTAAGCAATGGAAGACGTGCCCTGTTTGCAATGAGCTCTTCCCATCAAATGTCTATCAGGTCCACATGGAAGTGGCTCATAAGCACAATGCAATAAAAACAGAGGAAACCCTTGAACCTGACAAGCTTGCAGTATGTGCACCCTTTTTGAGGTGGATGAAAGAGAAGACTGTCCGGTGTTTCTCTTGTAAATGTTTCCTGTGTGAGGAAGAACTTATAAAACATCTACTGATGCATGGTTTAGCTTGTTTGTTCTGTACGTATACTTTCCGTGATCTAAAAAGCCTTGTGGAACACAATAAGACTGTGCATAATGGAAAGAAGAAGTTACATGAAGACTACAGCAACAGAGGATTTCAACTAGATAATGATGCTGATGGTGACCTTATATTTCCACATTTTGACTTCAGTACAATGTTACCCAAAGAAGAACTTGGTGAAAAGGAAGTACACTTGGCAGTACTTGCGGGGGTAAACTCGAGGACCCTTGTACCTGTCTACATCAAAGTGAAGCCTCAGACAGCTGAAGTGAACAATATGTGCAGCAAAAAGGTATTTACGTGCCCCTTTTGTTTTGGTACTTTCATTAGCAAAGAAGCCTATGAAATGCATTTGAAAGAGAGGCATCATATCATGCCAACTGTACACACAATTTTAAAGTCCCCTGCTTTCAAGTGCATCCATTGCTGTGGGGTCTACACTGGAAATATGACTCTGACAGCTATTGCTGTGCATTTGCTCCGCTGCAGAAGTGCTCCCAAAGACAGCAACTCAAGTATGAAAGTGCCGCTTGAGCGCAATGAGAAGAAAGAGCTATCACTTGTGAATGGGGAAAAGCATGACTCTGTGTCTCAATCTGCTAAAAGAAAACAATCTGATCTATGCTCTGTTGCAGAGGACCAAAGGAATAAAGAACAGCAGCCTCAGTCCTTAAATACTGGCACAGCTCTAGCTCCAGATAAAGACGTGAATCTAGGGGTAGTGCCTGTCAAACGACAAAAGGTTGAAAGCAGGACTGAGATGAAAGGACCTCCTTCAAGTGAGGACCTCCACATTCTAGCATTAGATCCTAAACAGTATGAACACAGTTCATATGAAGCTCGAAAGCAGTTTCTGGCAGATTACTTTCACAAGAGGCCGTATCCCACAAAAAAGGAGATGGAATTACTGTCCTCAATGCTATGTGTATGGAAAATGGATGTTGCatcattttttggaaaaaaacgACATGTGTGCCTAAAGGCGATAAAAAATCGCCAGCCCTCTGTGCTTCTGGGTTTCAGTATGtctgaacttaaaaatgtaaagCACAGTTTGAGTTTAAAATATAAACCGCAGGATCTGTAA